The following proteins come from a genomic window of Miscanthus floridulus cultivar M001 chromosome 2, ASM1932011v1, whole genome shotgun sequence:
- the LOC136527369 gene encoding WEB family protein At3g02930, chloroplastic-like: MEGTRVTECSPSGLSEGSNHKQPSNSRATSVPRVGRLAKPASKPADRAPSPLHHAAGTPLDRSSASIDLQTPTTKPSPGGAAERRSFKASPASRGSTTDKQQPRAARTSELQAQLTLVQEDLRNAREHLASIENDRAQILEDLAVAKRLAADAHGKLEDSLLAQRRAEEALELERFKSTEREQSAIDLAQRTEDEWRRKYDSVRRRHAEDVASLIATARELEAVRDELAATAQAKDSALNQADELHGIANRSAKKAEVLTAEVARLKSRLDTELENKAKEAAETMERLESEASALRAELRKAKEFEEKLAKAEQAVEGLRVDVAYASRSEEDASRSAQEWRSKAESLETRIEAASQLSKRNEESLASLTNSFEDCTSMLQDKQSQLLQLEDKVVALEKEASEYKERFLETSRRLDVATEEACELHAAIDGLRSEHQLLHEAHQQAVSAEKTASAQVGHLTEDKNRLLKELADTREERDKMKKAVEDLAAALREVSSEAREAKDRVLAKQAELDDARPQMSELKAAMKNAEERYQLRLGSEAKISKDDWVSGFVDMLKRSDDGISSIQLEMNRLTESLRAAENEVQELRADKTELLSKLQEFEVQATNTEEQARAESSHLKDLLSSKDKELLALNHELTELRLRKSAALEKASEVSKLLGEMTARKNEEESTDKSKALQAKLEMDEVLESLKDAEGEAKAAKEEKVQLQSKLRLLESKITEANLTSEEAKISSLRLEEALEDKEHQLAGIVQENREMRAREAAAHVKIDELAVLLAEATARKGGESSNGAAAVTRSPEKQPSVLLKLICSPMHHNVRDDENNGEIIQNPKEDIKHVEVETVRQVKDEQKISVSAVDANSLENCKIIEDDLSKERDEDSESSDDDDVESPGDDALVDQMNGLLIHGPTSSFNQDQRIVQKKKRALLKKFGSLLKKKAHFTKLSSHSHS, encoded by the exons ATGGAGGGTACGCGTGTTACTGAATGCAGTCCAAGCGGTCTCTCTGAAGGTTCGAACCACAAACAACCGTCCAACAGCAGGGCTACGTCGGTACCTCGAGTCGGCAGGCTCGCAAAACCTGCAAGCAAGCCAGCGGATCGCGCGCCTTCCCCACTGCACCATGCTGCCGGCACCCCGCTCGACAGGTCCTCGGCGTCCATCGACCTGCAGACGCCGACGACGAAGCCATCACCGGGAGGAGCGGCAGAACGCCGATCCTTCAAGGCGTCGCCGGCGTCCCGCGGGAGCACTACCGAT AAACAACAGCCGAGGGCTGCGAGGACGTCAGAGCTGCAGGCGCAGCTGACGCTCGTGCAGGAGGATCTCAGGAACGCGAGGGAACACCTGGCCTCCATCGAGAATGACCGGGCTCAGATCCTCGAGGACCTGGCCGTCGCCAAGCGCCTCGCCGCCGACGCCCACGGGAAGCTGGAGGACTCGCTGCTCGCGCAGCGGCGGGCCGAGGAGGCGCTGGAGCTGGAGAGGTTCAAGTCCACGGAGCGCGAGCAGTCCGCCATCGACCTGGCGCAGAGGACGGAGGACGAGTGGCGGAGGAAGTACGACAGCGTCAGGAGGCGCCACGCCGAGGACGTCGCGTCGCTCATCGCCACGGCCAGGGAGCTCGAGGCCGTCAGGGACGAGCTGGCGGCCACCGCGCAGGCCAAGGACTCGGCTCTGAACCAGGCGGACGAGCTGCATGGGATTGCCAACCGCAGCGCGAAGAAGGCGGAGGTCCTGACGGCCGAAGTGGCCCGGCTCAAGTCCCGCCTTGACACCGAGCTGGAGAACAAAGCCAAAGAAGCTGCGGAAACCATGGAGAGGCTGGAGTCTGAAGCTTCCGCGCTGAGGGCGGAGCTCCGGAAGGCCAAGGAGTTCGAGGAGAAGCTCGCCAAAGCAGAACAGGCGGTGGAGGGGCTCAGGGTCGACGTCGCGTACGCCAGCCGGTCGGAAGAGGACGCCAGCCGGTCGGCGCAGGAATGGAGGAGCAAGGCGGAGTCGTTGGAGACTCGCATCGAAGCCGCCTCGCAGCTGAGCAAACGCAACGAGGAGTCGCTCGCGTCACTGACCAACAGCTTTGAGGACTGCACGTCCATGCTCCAGGACAAGCAGTCACAGCTCCTCCAGCTCGAAGACAAGGTGGTAGCCTTGGAGAAGGAAGCAAGCGAGTACAAGGAACGGTTCCTCGAGACCAGCAGGCGCCTCGACGTTGCAACAGAGGAGGCGTGTGAGCTACATGCGGCCATTGATGGATTGAGGTCCGAACACCAGCTGCTGCACGAGGCGCATCAGCAAGCCGTCAGCGCCGAGAAGACAGCCAGCGCGCAGGTCGGCCACCTCACCGAAGACAAGAACAGGCTGCTCAAGGAGCTTGCCGACACCAGAGAAGAGAGGGACAAGATGAAGAAGGCTGTTGAGGATTTAGCGGCGGCGCTGCGTGAAGTGTCGTCGGAGGCAAGAGAGGCCAAGGATAGGGTCCTCGCGAAACAAGCAGAGCTAGACGATGCCCGGCCTCAGATGTCAGAACTGAAGGCGGCGATGAAGAATGCAGAGGAAAGATACCAGTTGAGGCTGGGTTCAGAGGCCAAGATTTCGAAGGATGATTGGGTATCTGGGTTTGTTGATATGCTCAAGAGATCTGATGATGGAATCAGCTCTATCCAGCTGGAAATGAACAGGCTGACGGAGTCACTGAGAGCTGCAGAGAACGAAGTGCAGGAGCTCAGGGCAGACAAGACCGAGCTGCTCAGTAAGCTGCAAGAATTTGAAGTCCAGGCAACGAATACTGAAGAACAAGCGAGGGCAGAGAGCTCGCACCTCAAAGACCTGCTGTCCTCCAAGGACAAGGAGCTGCTTGCTCTGAATCATGAACTCACCGAGCTGCGACTAAGAAAGAGCGCCGCACTGGAGAAAGCTAGCGAGGTCTCCAAGTTGCTCGGAGAGATGACAGCGAGAAAAAACGAGGAAGAAAGCACCGACAAGTCCAAGGCCCTGCAAGCCAAGCTGGAAATGGACGAAGTGCTGGAATCACTGAAAGACGCTGAGGGCGAAGCGAAGGCTGCCAAAGAGGAGAAGGTGCAGCTGCAGAGCAAGCTGAGACTGCTCGAGTCCAAGATCACCGAGGCCAACCTGACCTCGGAGGAGGCAAAGATCAGCAGCCTGAGGTTGGAGGAGGCGCTAGAAGACAAGGAGCACCAGCTGGCGGGCATTGTACAGGAGAACAGAGAGATGCGGGCGAGAGAAGCGGCTGCTCACGTGAAGATCGACGAGCTCGCCGTGCTGCTAGCAGAAGCCACGGCCAGGAAAGGAGGAGAGTCATCGAATGGGGCGGCGGCGGTCACCAGGAGCCCAGAGAAGCAGCCGAGCGTGCTCCTGAAGCTGATCTGCTCGCCCATGCATCATAACGTCCGAGACGACGAGAACAATGGCGAGATCATCCAAAACCCAAAGGAGGATATCAAGCACGTTGAAGTGGAGACGGTCAGGCAGGTGAAGGATGAGCAGAAAATCAGTGTATCAGCAGTGGACGCCAACTCTTTGGAGAACTGCAAGATCATAGAGGACGACCTGTCCAAAGAGAGGGACGAAGATTCCGAGTCGAGTGACGATGACGACGTTGAGTCACCGGGGGACGATGCACTCGTGGATCAGATGAACGGACTGCTGATCCATGGCCCGACATCGTCGTTCAACCAGGATCAGCGCATCgtccagaagaagaagagggcTCTGCTCAAGAAATTCGGGAGCCTACTGAAGAAGAAAGCTCACTTCACTAAGCTGAGCAGTCACTCTCACTCCTAG
- the LOC136539272 gene encoding protein HAIKU1-like, with product MDRTTTSSSSSSTTTAASQNPHLGVNKLGRSIRKATPPPPQQPQPAANRPPQPQPQVYNISKNQFRDIVQQLTAGTPSPPPPQQQHHHQFAHRPPPPQQSQPKTPSMRLQRIRPPPIATPVARPPPVHPNHHAVPHNPVFHRPPPPQHMPAPGPAWADSPVSAYMRILENSLFSATPPGAAAAAAAAAAAAAAAAAAAAAGQAPPPPHPHPQPSHPHPPPPPPVPSPGILPSPSGFLNLLSPMPRSPYPLLSPGFQHPPPLTPNFPALSPLPGTGILGPGPMPPPPSPGLWFPQSPSGLLSPSGFLPILSPRWRDI from the coding sequence ATGGATcgcaccaccaccagcagcagcagcagtagcaccaccaccgccgccagccAGAACCCGCACCTCGGCGTCAACAAGCTCGGCCGCTCCATCCGCAAGGCCACGccgccgcctccgcagcagccacAGCCCGCCGCCAACCGCCCGCCCCAGCCCCAGCCGCAGGTCTACAACATCAGCAAGAACCAGTTCCGCGACATCGTCCAGCAGCTCACCGCCGGCACcccgtccccgccgccgccgcagcagcagcatcacCACCAGTTCGCccaccgcccgccgccgccgcagcagtcgCAGCCCAAGACGCCCTCCATGCGCCTCCAGAGGATCCGCCCGCCCCCCATCGCAACCCCCGTCGCCCGGCCCCCGCCGGTCCACCCCAACCACCACGCCGTCCCCCACAACCCCGTCTTCCaccgtccgccgccgccgcagcacatGCCCGCTCCCGGCCCCGCCTGGGCTGATTCCCCGGTCTCCGCGTACATGCGCATCCTCGAGAACTCCCTCTTCAGCGCTACCCCGCCGGGCGCCGCGGCCGCGGCAgcggccgctgctgctgctgctgcggcggcggcggcggctgcagctgcgggacaagcgccgccgccgccacacccTCACCCCCAGCCTTCGCATCCTCATcccccgcctccgccgccggtGCCGTCGCCCGGGATACTCCCTTCACCAAGCGGCTTTCTCAACCTGCTCTCGCCCATGCCAAGGTCGCCCTACCCGCTACTCTCGCCGGGGTTTCAGCACCCGCCGCCGCTCACGCCCAACTTCCCCGCGCTGTCTCCGTTGCCGGGGACCGGCATCCTTGGCCCAGggcccatgccgccgccgccgtcgccgggtCTCTGGTTCCCGCAGTCGCCGTCTGGGCTCCTTTCTCCATCAGGCTTCTTGCCGATCCTTAGCCCAAGGTGGAGAGATATATAG